A region from the Triticum urartu cultivar G1812 chromosome 1, Tu2.1, whole genome shotgun sequence genome encodes:
- the LOC125530840 gene encoding uncharacterized protein LOC125530840, with the protein MGYISPPPSSPLPSAQPPTLSSSSSRETQSQSRAKPPRNQCPATCSPEVASRMSAMAATGAALRLRLLFRMLRVGELIAVAALLSWSSSRAPSVAAAAMRVAGSLLFSPRFVFVLGNAIVLLLLALSRRERVEPSPASSAAASSAGAGVEQGQTPAASFASFAVQTTPTPTPMPTQASEAPVVVMPAMAMAMATVPEEEEEVVKPVVSVTTRAAAAVSKARAPRRTRSEKMGRRGELSRRSASPEPLPLMRRSESDNGRRRRSSVTARDVAEVGVARGWAGTDDAEEFRRTVEAFIAKQTRFRREEESMAGTLVLVE; encoded by the coding sequence ATGGGCTATATAAGCCCACCACCCTCCTCGCCTCTGCCAAGTGCTCAACCTCCCacgctctcctcctcctccagcaGAGAAACCCAGAGCCAGAGCAGAGCCAAACCCCCAAGAAACCAGTGCCCCGCCACGTGCTCTCCCGAAGTAGCGTCGCGCATGTCCGCCATGGCCGCCACCGGAGCAGCGCTGCGGCTTCGCCTCCTGTTCCGGATGCTAAGGGTGGGGGAGCTCATCGCCGTCGCGGCGCTCCTGTCGTGGTCCTCCTCCCGCGCGCCGTCCGTGGCCGCCGCCGCGATGCGCGTCGCGGGCTCGCTCCTCTTCAGCCCCCGCTTCGTGTTCGTCCTCGGCAACGCCAtcgtgctcctcctcctcgcgcTCTCCAGGCGCGAGCGCGTGGAGCCGTCCCCGGCCTCCTCCGCCGCGGCCTCCTCTGCCGGCGCCGGTGTGGAGCAGGGCCAGACCCCTGCCGCCAGCTTCGCTTCGTTCGCCGTACAaacgacgccgacgccgacgccgatGCCGACGCAGGCAAGTGAAGCGCCCGTGGTGGTGATGCCGGCCATGGCGATGGCGATGGCGACggtgccggaggaggaggaggaggtggtgaaGCCGGTGGTGTCGGTGACGACGCGCGCCGCGGCTGCCGTGAGCAAGGCCCGCGCGCCGAGGCGGACCCGGTCGGAGAAGATGGGCCGGCGCGGCGAGCTGTCCAGGCGGTCGGCGTCGCCGGAGCCGCTGCCGCTGATGCGGCGCTCGGAGTCTGACAACGGGCGCAGGCGGCGGTCGTCGGTGACGGCGCGGGACGTGGCGGAGGTGGGCGTGGCGCGCGGGTGGGCCGGCACGGACGACGCGGAGGAGTTCCGGCGCACCGTGGAGGCGTTCATCGCGAAGCAGACGCGGTTCCGGCGCGAGGAGGAGTCCATGGCCGGCACGCTTGTCCTGGTAGAATAA